One Rhizoctonia solani chromosome 1, complete sequence DNA window includes the following coding sequences:
- a CDS encoding kinesin motor domain protein, with protein MGDHGDGNIKVVVRCRPLNSRELARGAKGLIRMVGNQTFLDPPDETPQQQKGRATERKTMAFSFDKSYWSAGPRDEPGYCSQQTLFDDLGKELLDHSFAGFNACILAYGQTGSGKSYSMMGYGADKGIIPLTCSELFARIDRQRAGDPHVNFVVEVSYIEIYNEKVRDLLNPKNKGNLKVREHPSLGPYVEDLSKLVAASYDEMMTLMDEGNKARTVAATNMNETSSRSHAVFTLLLTMKRHDVDTNLDTEKVSRISLVDLAGSERANSTGATGQRLKEGANINKSLTTLGKVISSLALASSAEPGKKGKGAEFVPYRDSVLTWLLKDSLGGNSKTAMIAAISPADYDETLSTLRYADQAKKIKNKAVVNEDPNAKMVRELREELEMLRARVTGGGGAASEATYDPTIPASEQKVQYMAKDGTVKTVTKAELQEQLETSEKLMQSLNETWEEKLVKTQAVQKEREAALEELGITVEKNHIGVHTPKRMPHLVNLNEDPLMSECLLYQLKEGKTIVGRVDSEKNLAIRLTGDNIKEEHCWFENNDGVVTLHGHPDSITLLNGKQITPDKAYKLKSGYRIILGDSHVFRFNNPEEVRKQRAKSSMHITLTAADLEALTQPSPGTRPGSPTSDTDVDHDWNFALREAALARLHGLDPGLDSLPDEDINKLYDRITKLKTARDHTSKGRPESSLSHADDVWSESGRPAPSDLTDDTSLEANGVEGSLRDMQTHLGDYEARLGALAEVSEVEEDLRAEKEQMEHALQVVQNQMKRLLDIRAKGLAATEDDLKPFEPQIYTARQLRLIRKVLDKWRSHRSFSMAETVLSNAVLVKEANIISKELEKEVSYNFTIASGGTLACPASALEGIAGLGEFGDVADPILASRTQPSVGVKVLDKNNNAIYVWSLERLQQQLQRMRNLTAYSDRPSYSRHFSSSEPFYDPPPSGYSFIGNAMVSLAPLSRRFSSTSTAPIFCRYTAEAIGSCRIDIKVATVTHPSKSLGGSTSTSRSSSPIPSTLPSGSKLRFTVSIDQVKGLSSVDFSSIHAQIRLSSFIGPAATQDEVYPSKALDMDTTTLSDLKFRQTFSVAITAKTLAFLRSSYAPIEFFAQVRPTYLERLERWDELRELRMVNRPSGSNGELRPMPTNLPPMRRSESDFVVEQSHDVVVWAQIRELTAEGDYLPVPVQSQGHLDPGVFCIHQGLQRRLTLTMVTNSGRQLPWLQINRARAGNIRLLDPRGQVQDSTSKDFYELKLLKDQPAELNTDGTSTLTVNALWDSSVHDSLLLNRVTAANHRILIQVQWFVEVESCLEPVQFSMDLAVMIQGRDAGKPSRLYNFLNSSKTLSKTSSVFNLRMTPPLTRSSKDLWRLDTSGKYVRNEDILGSWRPRGISIVEDYVKLDTTERRSADVQAVKVILAAVPPQQFEAEEKWRDSDELLRKSVELWKKKFGHHGEIALKQDPSELDSPSTTTFTEDDEPTVTIKLQADQADGENKGHLLVMTDAMEDKWERRWCVLRRPYLSLYARSNEVEELAVISLPPGLKVENDPNWENMTGHKNTLLYIPLQTLTL; from the exons ATGGGGGACCACGGAGATGGAAACATCAAAGTCGTTGTACGATGTAGGCCTTTGAACTCTAGAG AGCTCGCGCGAGGCGCAAAGGGCCTGATTCGTATGGTGGGGAACCAGACATTTCTGGATCCACCAGATGAGACGCCACAGCAGCAGAAGGGGAGAGCTACCGAGCGCAAGACTATGGCATTCAGCTTCGACAAGTCCTATTGGTCTGCTGGTCCACGGGATGAGCCTGGATACTGTAGCCAGCAAACTCTCTTTGACGACCTTGGCAAGGAACTCCTCGATCACAGTTTTGCCGGATTTAACGCGTGTATTCTTGCTT ATGGGCAAACGG GTTCCGGAAAGTCTTATAG TATGATGGGGT ATGGTGCTGACAAGGGTATTATACCTTTGACATGCTCGGAGCTTTTCGCTCGAATCGACAGGCAGCGTGCTGGAGATCCGCACGTGAACTTTGTGGTGGAGGTTTCGTACATCGAG ATCTACAACGAAAAAGTACGAGACCTGCTGAATCCCAAGAACAAGGGCAATCTAAAAGTTCGTGAGCATCCGAG CTTGGGCCCGTACGTTGAAGACTTGTCCAAATTGGTAGCAGCATCCTATGACGAGATGATGACCCTAATGGACGAGGGTAACAAGGCCCGTACTGTAGCTGCTACGAATATGAACGAGACATCTTCCCGTTCGCACGCCGTATTCACTCTCTTGTTGACGATGAAGCGACATGACGTCGATACAAACCTGGATACGGAGAAGGTCTCCCGAATCAGTCTCGTTGATCTTGCTGGTTCCGAAAGAGCCAATTCGACTGGAGCAACAGGGCAACGGTTAAAGGAGGGTGCAAATATCAATAAGTCTTTAACTACTCTTGGGAAAGTTATCTCCTCCCTTGCACTCGCGAGTAGTGCGGAGCCAGGCAAGAAAGGCAAAGGGGCAGAATTTGTACCTTATCGTGATTCG GTCTTGACATGGCTTCTAAAGGACAGTTTGGGCGGTAATTCCAAGACCGCTATGATAGCTGCAATTTCTCCGGCCGACTACGATGAGACCCTTAGTACGCTTCGATATGCTGACCAG GCCAAGAAGATCAAGAACAAGGCCGTGGTGAACGAGGATCCTAATGCCAAGATGGTCCGTGAACTACGTGAAGAGTTGGAGATGCTCAGAG CTCGTGTTACCGGCGGTGGCGGAGCCGCTTCTGAAGCCACTTACGACCCCACGATCCCCGCTTCCGAACAAAAAGTTCAGTACATGGCCAAGGACGGCACTGTCAAGACGGTTACGAAAGCAGAACTGCAAGAACAGCTTGAAACTAGCGAAAAACTGATGCAAAGTCTGAACGAGACTTGGGAGGAGAAGCTGGTCAAGACCCAAGCTGTGCAAAAGGAGCGTGAAGCGGCATTGGAAGAGTTGGGAATTACTGTTGAGAAGAACCATATCGGGGTTCACACTCCCAAGAGAATGCCGCATCTGGTTAATTTG AACGAGG ACCCTCTGATGAGCGAATGCCTTCTGTACCAACTCAAAGAAGGGAAAACTATC GTTGGGCGTGTGGACAGCGAGAAGAACCTTGCCATCCGTTTAACCGGTGATAATATTAAAGAGGAGCATTGTTGGTTCGAGAACAATGATGGGGTTGTAACCCTACATGGTCATCCGGACAGTATTACG CTCTTGAACGGCAAACAGATTACACCCGACAAG GCATATAAGCTTAAAAGTGGTTACCGAATCATCCTTG GTGATAGTCACGTCTTCAGGTTTAATAATCCTGAAGAGGTCCGGAAACAACGTGCCAAGAGTAGCATGCACATAACGCTGACTGCTGCCGACCTCGAAGCACTCACACAGCCATCGCCTGGCACTCGACCGGGTTCCCCCACCTCAGATACAGACGTGGATCACGATTGGAACTTTGCTTTACGCGAAGCCGCCCTTGCAAGGTTACACGGATTAGATCCCGGGCTTGACAGTCTCCCCGACGAAGATATCAACAAACTCTACGATCGCATCACAAAGCTTAAAACAGCACGCGATCACACCTCCAAGGGCCGCCCTGAGAGTAGCCTCAGTCACGCGGACGATGTTTGGAGCGAGAGCGGTCGACCCGCTCCCAGTGACCTAACCGACGACACGAGTCTGGAAGCCAATGGCGTGGAGGGTTCCCTTCGAGATATGCAAACGCACCTCGGCGACTATGAGGCAAGGTTGGGCGCCCTCGCCGAAGTCAGCGAAGTGGAGGAAGACCTCAGAGCGGAGAAGGAGCAGATGGAGCATGCGCTCCAGGTGGTCCAAAACCAGATGAAGCGATTGTTGGATATTCGCGCCAAGGGGCTGGCCGCAACCGAAGATGACCTCAAACCCTTTGAACCTCAAATATATACGGCACGGCAGCTTAGGCTCATTCGTAAAGTCTTGGATAAATGGAGATCCCATCGCTCGTTCTCGATGGCCGAAACTGTCTTGTCTAATGCGGTTCTCGTGAAGGAGGCCAATATTATCAG TAAGGAACTCGAGAAAGAGGTTTCTTATAACTTCACTATTGCCTCTGGGGGGACGTTAGCATGCCCTGCATCTGCTCTTGAAGGTATCGCCGGGCTGGGCGAGTTTGGGGACGTTGCAGATCCAATACTTGCTTCACGAACTCAGCCATCTGTCGGAGTCAAGGTCCTTGACAAGAATAATAATGCAATATACGTGTGGTCCTTGGAACGCCTTCAGCAACAACTACAACGTATGCGCAACTTGACAGCGTACTCGGATAGGCCATCGTATTCTCGCCACTTTTCGTCTTCGGAACCCTTTTATGACCCCCCACCATCCGGATATTCATTTATAGGAAACGCTATGGTTTCACTTGCTCCCTTGTCCCGCCGCTTCTCATCCACTAGCACAGCGCCTATTTTCTGCCGTTACACTGCTGAGGCCATTGGGTCGTGCCGAATAGATATCAAGGTCGCAACCGTGACGCATCCATCGAAATCGTTGGGAGGCTCTACTTCGACCAGCAGATCCTCTTCTCCTATACCAAGTACACTCCCTTCGGGATCCAAGCTTCGGTTTACCGTCTCCATAGATCAAGTCAAGGGTCTTTCCTCGGTGGACTTTTCCTCGATACATGCACAGATTAGACTTTCGTCATTTATTGGGCCGGCAGCTACACAGGACGAGGTTTATCCTTCAAAGGCGCTCGATATGGATACCACGACGTTATCGGACTTGAAGTTCCGCCAGACTTTTTCCGTTGCGATTACGGCCAAGACGCTTGCTTTCCTTCGTTCAAGTTACGCGCCAATCGAGTTCTTTGCTCAAGTCAGGCCAACCTATCTTGAGCGACTTGAACGATGGGATGAGTTGCGCGAGCTTCGTATGGTGAATCGACCTTCTGGTTCAAACGGGGAACTTAGACCGATGCCGACCAATTTACCTCCCATGCGTCGGTCCGAATCCGACTTTGTGGTCGAACAATCGCATGACGTCGTCGTTTGGGCTCAGATTCGCGAACTCACTGCAGAGGGTGACTATTTGCCCGTGCCCGTGCAATCGCAAGGCCACCTAGACCCTGGAGTGTTCTGCATTCATCAAGGTCTCCAGCGCCGTCTAACGTTGACAATGGTCACCAACTCTGGGCGACAACTGCCCTGGCTGCAAATCAACCGGGCTCGAGCGGGAAACATTCGACTACTTGATCCCAGAGGACAGGTACAAGACTCGACTTCCAAAGACTTTTATGAGCTCAAGCTACTCAAAGACCAACCAGCCGAGCTCAACACAGATGGAACCAGTACCCTGACCGTAAACGCCCTCTGGGATTCAAGCGTGCATGACTCACTACTCCTTAACCGTGTCACCGCTGCGAACCATCGTATCTTGATTCAGGTTCAGTGGTTCGTAGAGGTCGAATCTTGCCTGGAACCAGTGCAATTTTCTATGGACCTTGCCGTAATGATCCAAGGACGGGATGCGGGTAAACCTTCGCGGCTATACAATTTCTTAAATTCTTCCAAGACTTTGTCGAAGACTAGCTCGGTTTTCAATCTCCGTATGACTCCACCGCTTACGCGGTCTAGCAAGGACCTATGGCGTTTGGATACATCCGGAAAGTATGTCCGCAATGAGGACATCCTCGGATCGTGGCGGCCGAGAGGTATCTCAATCGTAGAGGATTACGTCAAACTGGATACAACAGAACGGCGCTCGGCCGATGTGCAAGCTGTTAAGGTTATTCTAGCAGCGGTACCACCTCAACAATTCGAGGCAGAGGAGAAGTGGAGGGATAGCGATGAACTACTGCGCAAGTCGGTGGAGCTATGGAAAAAGAAGTTTGGGCACCATGGAGAG ATTGCTTTGAAGCAAGACCCATCTGAGCTTGATTCACCTAGCACAACGACTTTCACTGAGGATGACGAGCCCACAGTTACGATAAAGCTCCAGGCAGACCAAGCTGATGGCGAGAAC AAAGGGCATCTCCTGGTTATGACTGATGCGATGGAGGACAAATGGGAGCGCCGCTGGTGCGTGCTTCGCCG ACCGTACCTGTCACTCTATGCGCGCTCGAACGAAGTAGAGGAGCTTGCGGTTATCAGCCTTCCTCCTGGACTCAAAGTGGAAAATGACCCGAATTGGGAGAATATGACTGGG CACAAGAACACGTTACTCTATATACCGCTTCAAACTCTTACGCTATGA